Proteins found in one Alteromonas macleodii genomic segment:
- a CDS encoding GbsR/MarR family transcriptional regulator, whose protein sequence is MKMTPLITSAVMHFGEMGSRWGFNRTVGQILALIVLNEEPISAQEVADALNISRGNTSMGLKELQSWRLVKQHHVPGERKEFFIPAGDIWTLANRVFEERRKREIDPTMSLLRDLLLDAPANEKEANAQHKLNEIHDLLESITAWSEELQNLGPEKLNTLMKLGSGVGRMLELKDKLLLGKNSVN, encoded by the coding sequence ATGAAAATGACGCCTTTAATTACATCTGCAGTCATGCACTTTGGCGAAATGGGAAGTCGCTGGGGCTTCAATCGAACAGTTGGGCAAATACTTGCACTTATTGTGCTTAACGAAGAGCCCATTTCGGCACAAGAAGTTGCCGATGCGCTCAATATATCCAGAGGCAACACTAGCATGGGCTTAAAAGAGCTACAGTCATGGCGCCTTGTTAAACAACACCATGTTCCCGGCGAGAGAAAAGAGTTTTTTATTCCGGCTGGCGATATTTGGACACTGGCCAATAGAGTATTTGAAGAGCGCCGAAAGCGTGAAATAGACCCAACCATGAGCCTACTTCGGGATTTACTTCTCGATGCACCTGCAAATGAAAAGGAGGCGAATGCTCAACATAAACTGAACGAAATCCATGATTTACTCGAATCAATTACGGCATGGTCTGAAGAGCTTCAGAATCTTGGGCCTGAAAAGTTAAACACGTTGATGAAGTTAGGTTCTGGCGTGGGCCGTATGCTTGAGCTTAAGGACAAGCTACTTCTGGGGAAAAACAGCGTTAACTAA
- a CDS encoding cytochrome ubiquinol oxidase subunit I, with translation MDAFLLSRLQFALNISFHILFPTITMAMGWFLFYFKLRSNISGHPVWMRMYRFWVRVFALSFALGVVSGVTMSFQFGTNWPGFMEKVGNVAGPLLGYEVLTAFFLEATFLGIMLFGIRRVPNWLHTASTLIVALGTTTSAFWILALNSWMQTPQGFEVVDGVVYATNWKEIIFNPSFPYRFAHMMLASGLTASFLIAGLSAYRMLKGDDKLAPKLALKTATYTAAVLIPLQIFAGDMHGLNTLEHQPQKVAAMEGLWETTEGAPLLLFAIPDEESKENHFEIPIPYGASLILTHELKGEIKGLNEFEGEHPPVAPVFFGFRVMVGMGMLMLAVSWLGSLYLIRKKEFPAWLKRTFAGMAFSGWIATLAGWYVTEIGRQPYLVSGVLRTADAVTQLPPANIALSFTLYLVIYTVLLIAYMGTLMLMCRKAVEIEEITTEEREVAKAKMQPSEPDPSTV, from the coding sequence GTGGATGCATTCTTGCTGTCTCGTTTACAATTTGCGTTAAATATTAGTTTCCATATTTTGTTTCCAACCATCACCATGGCGATGGGCTGGTTTCTATTTTATTTTAAGCTGCGCTCTAACATTTCAGGTCACCCTGTGTGGATGCGCATGTATCGCTTTTGGGTACGTGTTTTCGCTCTAAGCTTCGCATTAGGTGTAGTAAGCGGCGTTACTATGTCATTTCAGTTTGGCACCAACTGGCCAGGGTTTATGGAAAAAGTAGGCAACGTAGCTGGCCCGCTTTTAGGCTATGAAGTACTTACCGCATTTTTCTTAGAAGCCACGTTCTTGGGGATCATGCTATTTGGTATACGCCGTGTTCCTAACTGGCTGCATACGGCATCTACTCTTATTGTCGCTCTTGGCACCACAACGTCTGCATTCTGGATATTAGCGCTTAATAGTTGGATGCAAACCCCACAAGGTTTTGAAGTAGTCGATGGTGTGGTTTATGCCACAAACTGGAAAGAAATCATTTTCAACCCATCTTTCCCCTATCGCTTCGCTCATATGATGTTGGCGTCTGGGCTAACGGCTAGTTTCCTTATTGCCGGACTTTCAGCATACCGAATGTTGAAAGGTGACGATAAACTTGCCCCAAAATTAGCACTTAAAACAGCTACCTACACGGCGGCCGTGCTAATTCCTTTGCAAATTTTTGCGGGCGACATGCACGGTTTAAATACCCTTGAACATCAACCTCAAAAAGTGGCGGCGATGGAAGGGTTATGGGAAACCACTGAAGGTGCACCTTTATTGCTTTTTGCTATTCCAGATGAAGAAAGCAAAGAGAACCACTTTGAAATTCCCATTCCCTATGGTGCAAGTTTAATTCTTACCCATGAACTTAAAGGAGAGATAAAAGGGCTTAATGAGTTTGAGGGAGAGCACCCACCTGTAGCCCCTGTTTTCTTCGGCTTCAGAGTCATGGTAGGTATGGGTATGCTAATGCTGGCTGTTTCATGGCTGGGTAGTCTTTACCTTATTCGCAAGAAAGAATTCCCTGCGTGGCTGAAACGCACGTTTGCGGGCATGGCATTTAGCGGCTGGATAGCAACGCTCGCTGGCTGGTACGTTACAGAAATAGGTCGACAGCCTTATTTAGTGAGTGGTGTCTTAAGAACCGCTGATGCGGTTACTCAACTACCACCTGCTAATATAGCCCTGTCATTCACGCTTTACCTTGTTATTTACACGGTGCTTTTAATCGCATACATGGGAACGCTTATGTTGATGTGCCGAAAAGCAGTGGAAATCGAGGAAATAACGACGGAAGAGCGCGAAGTAGCGAAGGCTAAGATGCAACCCTCTGAACCTGACCCAAGCACGGTATAA
- a CDS encoding cytochrome d ubiquinol oxidase subunit II — protein MFENISTEMLGNIYVGLLGLSVLLYAILDGYDLGVGVLIPPRTEAFRDDMIASIGPYWDANETWLVLAIGLLLIAFPEAHSEFLQTLYLPATFMLLGLILRGVAFDFRAKVVQVKKRKWDLVFKYGSLLTTLAQGYMLGIYVTGLRTDIWAQGFALLAAFGVTAAYAFIGSCWLILKGEGELQAKAYYWARRGLVVLAVGITAVSIANLTLHDDVRDLWLSAPWGYVLFAIPVACFALLALCGVLLKKLPDAQGKGEWLPFFIALLVFLLCFSAFGISYYPFIIPGQMTVMDALSDANSLRFLLVGVVIVVPIILAYTAMVYKIFSGKSEKLSYY, from the coding sequence ATGTTTGAAAATATATCAACAGAAATGCTTGGAAACATCTATGTCGGCTTACTTGGTTTATCTGTATTGCTGTACGCTATTTTAGACGGCTATGATTTAGGTGTTGGTGTATTAATACCGCCGAGAACAGAGGCTTTCCGCGACGACATGATAGCCTCTATTGGGCCTTACTGGGATGCCAATGAAACTTGGCTTGTGCTTGCCATAGGCTTACTGCTTATCGCTTTTCCTGAAGCCCATAGCGAGTTTCTGCAAACTCTGTACTTACCTGCAACTTTCATGTTGTTAGGGCTTATTTTGCGCGGCGTGGCGTTTGATTTTCGCGCTAAAGTTGTGCAAGTGAAAAAGCGCAAGTGGGATTTGGTATTTAAGTACGGTTCGCTATTAACTACGCTCGCGCAAGGTTACATGTTAGGCATTTATGTAACGGGGCTTCGCACTGATATTTGGGCTCAAGGCTTTGCTCTACTTGCGGCATTTGGAGTAACCGCAGCCTATGCATTTATTGGCTCATGCTGGTTAATACTTAAAGGCGAAGGAGAGCTTCAAGCAAAAGCGTATTATTGGGCACGCCGAGGTTTGGTTGTACTGGCTGTGGGAATTACTGCAGTAAGTATCGCTAACTTAACCTTACACGATGATGTGCGAGACTTATGGCTATCAGCACCTTGGGGTTATGTGCTTTTTGCTATACCTGTTGCATGTTTTGCGCTTTTAGCCTTATGTGGCGTGTTGCTTAAAAAGCTGCCTGACGCTCAAGGTAAAGGCGAATGGCTTCCGTTCTTTATAGCCTTGCTTGTATTTTTACTTTGCTTTAGCGCATTTGGCATTAGCTACTACCCCTTTATTATACCTGGGCAGATGACGGTGATGGATGCCCTCAGTGATGCTAACTCCCTTCGCTTCTTGCTAGTAGGTGTAGTTATTGTTGTACCTATTATTCTGGCTTATACGGCCATGGTATATAAAATTTTCTCCGGTAAATCAGAGAAGCTTTCATACTACTAG
- a CDS encoding Lrp/AsnC family transcriptional regulator, whose amino-acid sequence MANDKMSVIDAIDKAILAMLQNNADTPVAEIAEQVGLTVTPCWRRIQKLEDKGIISRRVALLQAKQLGLAMTVFVQVKAGRHDGKWLASFAKHAASFDEVVECYRMSGEYDYLLKVLVTDMDCFDHFYKRLVNGIEFSDVTSSFAMEQIKYTTSVPLNHI is encoded by the coding sequence ATGGCTAATGATAAAATGAGCGTTATAGACGCAATAGATAAAGCCATTTTGGCCATGCTTCAGAATAATGCTGACACGCCTGTTGCAGAAATCGCCGAGCAAGTCGGGCTAACGGTCACGCCCTGCTGGCGTCGCATTCAAAAGCTAGAAGATAAGGGCATAATTTCTAGGCGAGTGGCGCTGTTGCAAGCAAAGCAGCTAGGCCTTGCAATGACGGTTTTCGTTCAGGTGAAAGCAGGAAGGCACGATGGAAAATGGCTAGCAAGTTTCGCCAAGCACGCCGCGTCATTTGATGAAGTTGTTGAATGTTATCGTATGTCTGGCGAGTACGATTATCTGCTAAAAGTCCTCGTTACCGATATGGATTGCTTCGACCACTTTTATAAGCGATTGGTTAACGGTATAGAGTTTTCAGACGTAACCTCTAGCTTTGCCATGGAACAGATTAAGTACACAACCTCAGTCCCTTTAAATCACATTTAA
- a CDS encoding cold-shock protein, with protein sequence MSKVTGTVKWFNADKGYGFLTQDNGGKDVFVHFRAIISDGYKTLPEGQRVEFEVEEGQKGLQAANVQAI encoded by the coding sequence ATGTCTAAAGTTACAGGCACAGTTAAGTGGTTCAACGCTGATAAAGGTTACGGTTTCCTAACTCAAGATAACGGCGGCAAGGACGTTTTCGTTCATTTCCGTGCGATCATCTCTGACGGTTACAAAACGCTTCCAGAAGGTCAGCGAGTAGAATTTGAAGTTGAAGAAGGTCAAAAAGGTCTTCAAGCTGCTAACGTGCAAGCTATCTAA
- the ubiB gene encoding ubiquinone biosynthesis regulatory protein kinase UbiB: MRIVRLYRINKVLLEHGLDELIPAKWLPWYARIMRHAIFWVRNKHKGKSPGERITLALQNLGPVFIKFGQMLSTRRDLLPPAIANELARLQDKVPPFSSDAAQDIIKQALGLSDLNELFSEFETAPLASASIAQVHAAKLKHNNEDVVVKVLRPDIRDTIVADMELLFSLANVLQRWLPDGKRLRPVEVVVEYRKTIVDELDLLRESANGIQLGRNFEGSDALYVPKIYSDYCRSNVLVMERIYGLPISNIDALLTQNTNMKKLAERGVEVFFTQVFRDSFFHADMHPGNIFVSTEHPENPKYIAIDFGIVGTLNREDKRYLAENFIAFFNRDYRKVAQLHADSGWVPQDTNIDEFEMAIRTVCEPIFQKPLAEISFGNVLLQLFNTARRFNMVVQPQLVLLQKTLLYIEGLGRQLYPQLDLWKTAKPFLENWMKEQIGFTAMMGKVKDNLPFWSEKLPEMPDLLYDSLQQMKRLPLQQQRAHLALIQEQKKTTQTTHLSLVGATFVLMSAILPIYDLSWYFPASTGVIGAICWYLAWRKGL; encoded by the coding sequence ATGCGTATTGTTAGGTTATACCGAATTAACAAGGTATTGTTGGAACACGGTTTAGATGAACTTATTCCAGCAAAGTGGTTACCCTGGTACGCGCGAATTATGCGCCATGCCATTTTTTGGGTGCGCAATAAGCATAAAGGAAAATCTCCTGGCGAGCGCATTACTCTTGCATTACAAAACCTTGGGCCTGTTTTTATTAAATTCGGGCAGATGCTCTCTACCCGCCGAGACTTGCTTCCCCCTGCCATTGCTAACGAACTTGCCCGTTTACAAGACAAAGTGCCACCTTTCTCGTCAGACGCAGCACAAGATATTATCAAACAGGCACTAGGGCTGTCTGATCTGAACGAGTTGTTTAGCGAATTTGAAACCGCGCCACTCGCGTCGGCTTCTATTGCGCAAGTTCACGCAGCAAAGTTAAAGCACAACAACGAAGACGTTGTAGTAAAGGTATTAAGGCCAGATATTCGCGATACCATAGTGGCGGATATGGAGCTTTTATTCAGCCTAGCGAACGTCCTACAGCGTTGGTTACCGGACGGCAAGCGCTTACGCCCTGTAGAAGTGGTAGTGGAATATCGCAAAACCATTGTAGATGAGCTTGACTTGCTCCGGGAGTCAGCTAACGGTATCCAGCTAGGTCGTAACTTTGAGGGCTCAGACGCCTTATACGTACCTAAGATTTACAGCGATTACTGCCGCAGTAATGTCTTGGTTATGGAGCGTATTTACGGCTTACCTATATCTAATATCGACGCTTTGTTGACCCAAAATACCAACATGAAAAAGTTAGCAGAACGCGGGGTTGAAGTGTTCTTTACTCAAGTATTCCGAGATAGCTTTTTCCATGCGGACATGCATCCAGGCAACATTTTTGTATCTACGGAACATCCTGAAAACCCAAAATACATTGCAATCGATTTTGGCATTGTTGGTACGCTTAATCGCGAAGATAAGCGCTATTTGGCCGAAAACTTTATCGCCTTTTTTAATCGCGACTATCGCAAAGTGGCACAACTTCACGCCGACTCAGGATGGGTGCCGCAAGATACCAACATTGATGAGTTCGAAATGGCCATTCGCACAGTATGCGAACCTATTTTTCAAAAGCCTTTGGCAGAAATATCCTTTGGTAATGTGCTGCTACAGCTATTTAACACGGCACGACGTTTCAATATGGTTGTGCAGCCGCAGTTGGTGCTACTGCAAAAAACCTTGCTGTATATCGAAGGCTTAGGTCGTCAGCTCTATCCTCAACTCGACCTTTGGAAAACCGCCAAGCCATTTCTTGAAAACTGGATGAAGGAACAAATTGGTTTTACGGCTATGATGGGGAAAGTAAAAGACAACTTACCTTTCTGGTCTGAAAAACTCCCCGAAATGCCAGACCTGCTTTACGATAGTCTACAGCAAATGAAGCGTTTGCCGTTACAACAGCAAAGGGCACATCTGGCACTGATTCAAGAGCAAAAGAAAACAACTCAGACCACTCACTTGAGCCTAGTAGGGGCAACCTTTGTACTGATGTCAGCAATATTGCCAATTTATGACTTATCCTGGTATTTCCCTGCAAGTACAGGTGTAATTGGCGCAATTTGTTGGTATTTAGCGTGGCGAAAAGGGCTGTGA
- a CDS encoding ubiquinone biosynthesis accessory factor UbiJ, translating to MPTSALVTATVESALNKLLSLDEDSEKRLKALNGARLTAFISPLPYGITLSFSDRVDVLSEQDSFEDAVASLGAKDCCIKTSLQTLPELKETSQLTRLIQQKALFLEGELNVAQQVSALFQQLDIDVEELIAQKTNDVIAHQTVKTVKTVHKKSMTALASMAKVFGNAVVEEKQLAAHKLAVMHFSDEVNALRDRAESADARLRRLEEKLK from the coding sequence ATGCCTACTTCAGCGCTTGTTACCGCTACGGTTGAATCGGCTCTAAACAAACTGCTGTCTTTAGATGAAGACAGCGAAAAAAGGTTAAAAGCCCTTAACGGCGCCAGACTAACCGCGTTTATTTCGCCGCTGCCTTACGGTATCACCTTGTCTTTTTCTGACCGCGTCGACGTACTCAGCGAGCAAGACTCGTTTGAAGATGCCGTTGCATCGCTAGGAGCAAAAGATTGCTGTATTAAAACGTCGCTACAGACTTTGCCTGAGTTAAAAGAAACTAGCCAGCTGACCCGCCTTATTCAACAAAAAGCACTCTTTTTAGAAGGGGAGCTAAACGTTGCCCAGCAAGTCAGCGCTTTGTTTCAGCAGCTCGACATCGACGTTGAAGAGTTGATTGCTCAAAAGACGAATGACGTTATCGCGCACCAAACCGTGAAAACGGTAAAAACAGTGCATAAAAAATCGATGACGGCGCTGGCGTCTATGGCGAAGGTCTTCGGCAATGCCGTGGTAGAAGAAAAACAGCTAGCTGCACATAAGCTTGCGGTAATGCACTTTAGCGATGAAGTAAATGCGCTTCGCGACAGGGCAGAAAGTGCCGATGCGCGACTGCGCCGTTTAGAAGAAAAACTTAAGTAA
- the ubiE gene encoding bifunctional demethylmenaquinone methyltransferase/2-methoxy-6-polyprenyl-1,4-benzoquinol methylase UbiE → MSDNQTPATQADSAIDNASEHTTHFGFKQVDKGQKASLVANVFDSVAAKYDVMNDFMSMGVHRLWKRFTIDCSGVRAGNKVLDIAGGTGDLTAKFSRLVGPTGRVTLADINLSMLKVGRDKLRDRGLVSNIDYVQADAEVLPFPDNHFDVVTMAFGLRNVTEKQNALNSIFRVLKPGGRLLVLEFSKPTSEQLSKLYDMYSFHILPKMGQLVANDAESYQYLAESIRMHPDQETLKGMFEQAGFEQCDYQNLTGGIVALHRGYKF, encoded by the coding sequence ATGAGCGACAATCAAACTCCCGCTACGCAAGCAGACTCTGCAATCGACAATGCTAGCGAGCATACTACACACTTCGGTTTTAAGCAGGTAGATAAAGGGCAAAAAGCCTCTTTGGTTGCTAATGTTTTTGATTCCGTTGCTGCGAAGTACGACGTAATGAACGACTTTATGTCAATGGGAGTACATCGTTTATGGAAGCGATTTACCATTGACTGCAGCGGTGTGCGCGCGGGCAATAAAGTCTTGGATATTGCCGGTGGTACTGGCGATTTAACCGCTAAGTTCTCTCGCTTGGTAGGCCCGACAGGGCGCGTAACCCTTGCCGATATCAATTTGTCTATGCTGAAAGTAGGCCGTGATAAGCTTCGCGACCGTGGCTTGGTTAGCAATATAGACTATGTGCAAGCCGACGCAGAAGTCTTGCCGTTTCCTGACAACCATTTTGATGTTGTGACTATGGCATTTGGTCTTAGGAACGTGACGGAAAAGCAAAACGCGCTAAATTCTATTTTCCGCGTGTTAAAACCCGGTGGTCGCTTACTGGTTTTAGAATTTTCTAAGCCAACATCAGAGCAGCTAAGCAAACTTTACGATATGTATTCTTTCCATATTTTGCCCAAAATGGGGCAGCTTGTAGCAAATGATGCAGAAAGCTACCAGTACTTGGCAGAAAGCATTCGTATGCACCCAGATCAAGAAACCCTGAAGGGTATGTTTGAACAGGCTGGCTTTGAACAATGTGATTACCAGAACCTTACCGGCGGTATTGTGGCTCTGCATAGAGGCTACAAGTTTTAA
- a CDS encoding DNA-3-methyladenine glycosylase I — protein sequence MPESYQTIYRRACERKGGEKVLEAMLHAPLSKAQIETISDDRFLAAMTKQVFKSGFVWRVIEQKWPDFETVFFGFNVDKVLLMPDEMLEQKASDKRIVRNYKKVMTVRDNAMMIKDVAMEYGSFGKFVASFDKDNITELWAFLKKRGARLGGNTGPYMLRALGIDTFLFSRDVEGYLRKNEVIDGGLTSKKSLSAANAAFAQWHKESGRSLQEISAIVAFSWGTNNLTA from the coding sequence ATGCCTGAGTCTTATCAAACTATCTACCGCCGAGCGTGTGAACGCAAAGGCGGTGAAAAGGTGCTTGAGGCTATGCTTCATGCGCCGCTTTCTAAAGCGCAAATTGAAACCATTAGTGATGATCGTTTTTTAGCGGCCATGACTAAGCAAGTTTTTAAATCTGGCTTTGTATGGCGAGTCATCGAGCAAAAATGGCCAGATTTTGAAACCGTATTTTTTGGTTTCAACGTGGATAAAGTGTTGCTGATGCCAGATGAGATGCTAGAACAAAAAGCGTCGGATAAGCGCATTGTTCGCAACTATAAAAAAGTGATGACTGTGCGCGACAACGCCATGATGATTAAAGACGTGGCTATGGAGTACGGCAGCTTTGGCAAGTTTGTCGCCAGCTTCGATAAAGACAATATCACCGAACTATGGGCGTTTTTGAAAAAACGCGGCGCGCGATTAGGTGGCAATACAGGCCCCTACATGCTTCGAGCATTGGGTATTGATACTTTTTTGTTTTCTCGTGACGTTGAAGGTTACTTGCGAAAAAACGAAGTTATTGATGGCGGGTTAACATCGAAAAAGTCGCTGTCAGCAGCAAATGCAGCATTTGCCCAATGGCATAAAGAAAGTGGCCGTTCGCTGCAAGAAATCAGTGCTATTGTGGCATTTAGCTGGGGCACGAATAATCTTACTGCTTAA